A region of Veillonellaceae bacterium DNA encodes the following proteins:
- a CDS encoding autotransporter outer membrane beta-barrel domain-containing protein: MREGTKRNALMLTALVLGALVGGNTASAANLVAAIPSDYAHSQLGSITGSKVTTHVDAKASAGDLTGLNQDPALYPLWVNGEGDLYLRQYTYSTTDLLNSRLINGQGEWDDTSAPSGKITAVANAHAAAGYNGYVYATGYDNGKIGAATLEGTELKENTDNVVNLKEDIIKYTADGAAAGYTDATAMHGEGLITTLDDGYLYAAVNVNKQGGYDDYDNGYLMQYKIGSDGKLTYSSYSRIGKNTDSVRINQYNNQFVLSAIGGYQNFGSGNADTAITINKVASPGKLNPTSTVIRKPDYVPYDFRDVKVLPNGTVYILTYNIGDGGSAINSKVYKTTMANLTNGNKEQWEEIISGSQEGWFGKLNAEYYTKRLWLEMGNTLSVYTDGSTTPAYTWESKDFSTDQQFYQFNSVAMIPSDRINGDLVQLTMYNPEGLTSSSESAMEIINPDTSLATPTRHIEITGVEAKDKGTYASETTDYSTYTFTKDEVVGVGITRTGDLKNNISADIYASDGNDITVNAGDHTLTLWANNYVSSPVGVYAGKGKSVTINAAQTNIVTSGYENGNSLTNAIWNDAAKDAASSITINGDTNIAMKGGYGGNGIAIQKTDRWGEASNETTQTSKITLNGDVVIAGENEDTWGIPANKENVYSRFNNSGILTSVDKSEVTVTGNAKLSVYGNGITTNAKDSKVSIGGGHIVVPKNTNYGYYTLGAYQGTINVNTGTTGNSPGANTVQLDGDIFALDTGTVNAALTTADSYLNGIVDNGGTANVWLQNGAEWFNAANNTRYKNDNEDVGAGGKSLVTKLVGGTSESTAGNIFQNDSNPLTIDNYSGYANIYYAHTSDGTNASDYAAGDTVIKKAASGSAVNMITANNGINMQDTDQVAGALNTLAGKLTYSGFGNGENNLTGKVKIADGLTASSAALKTGDIVFSDGTGKGTYVKSDDNEGGAITETTTLTNDYTATASEKNVQGSGSSMLISALYAGSSETASKEKPMVVDMNGHNLTLNAQGDGGVASAIVLGANQSIQIKNSDSKKQLTLKASHPDDTRAVNGIYVGGNNSSLTIDNPVVIEALSNTGRSGVVGINVLGGGSAGSDSAIDVIINGPLTIKGASSKNISAQTPANAGIKTVANGSAVTVNGSVDIEHVKGAALYTVGADSTISVAGGSITAEANPEHDKNYSAVRVDKGTVNLNMEEGQPGSNVTNVVGDFYLTKEYGKKVVEYSGGELIDFENSGVINAAFTTGDSSWTGAMTYIVDKDDYGSGGYTAHDAGNFNLWLQNGAIWNNEVQGGITPDESQRNTFNGSHVLNFTGGTEGHEGNIFQKDAKTLTIDNYSGSTNIFYAHTDDGTTADDYAAGDTIINKAATGSAVNMITDSSNITTTDDEQVAAVLNTLAGKLTYSAFASGEKNLTGTVKIAEGLTASSAEVKTGDITFQESNGKGSYVVPSKRLIFNTPITGQDDIDTEYVNAGVLKNDLYTFDKDSQILISESAATTSIGTEDEKNVVGGILGNGNSINIDASGQDLSISSEEQPSDSQGIYGVYTNDDLTITADNLNINTTSTADNSADRGVLVEDGGVLTVNGNMNIAVNVSEDNEEYIYGINSYDYDGAGGKVTVNGKANIAIANAASGAAIRTENDANNDNVVTIESANITGPTDSSSSFLAIENVGGTINVGMNSDITASNGKDVTITGNVSDMYGVTNLGLGTKDSFLKGIISNREDMFEGTVNLYMNNGAIWINELKNNFEDDSGEDFAGSQVTNFFGGSSESTAGNIFQDDSNPLTIDNYSGYANIYYAHTNHGEDASDYSAGDTIIKKAKTGSAVTLITDNTGISVNDVDSVAKVLNSLAGKLTYSEYASGVKNLTGTVKIADGLTASSAEVKVGNITFQDSDGKGTYKSNGSIIPDSQTNSTFTTPITGNSDADTEYVNAGVLKNDLYTFTKDSQIVIAGDSDVTKVGYYKAVGGILGQNSNVTIDAAGKTLSISSVTPVAASEATYGAYTGKEAVVTADKLKIETVTNGNGNRGIFADSNASFTINGDADIKVSDTSNGSTYGIYSYRNANVSVNGDVTMKGDGTGDAQYGVYSASKPSYSMPTGIYTYSGKVNIKGNADLAVKGVAVDARSDGEIIIESANIVTPADEETDYKAISAGGGTVTIGMNKEVTKANGEDVKIVGNIYATGTVNLGLGSGQSALKGVIENSDGTTKLFMENGASWNNVMVGHPGAFSGSHLTSINAGSSADTAGNIFQNDGNTLTIDNYSGYANIYYAHTSDGTEAADYAAGDTVIKKAASGSAVNMITANNGINMQDTDKVADALNALAGKLTYSGFASGEKNLTGKVKIADGLTASSAVLKTGDITFADDTGKGTYVKPVVPIEPKSEFSTAITGDKAVDTEYVHAGVLDDSNIYNFTEDKTTIDVETGYSIPGGPWMSKITALVSGKDDSHSVDVNMNGHDLTLRSSNSTVGIAAIGKGKVEVNNAGAIDIDVDTSGRAALYANGGGTIVVHNGGDNLENKVLKVRAEGSTPLNTAVIKTMNGVNNVHSSITIDGLVDVVADGETANEAVSAVASNIEIGGGHIEAKNGAWAAIRAYGEFVSQNYGIVNVNVAKDQNGNIIGSGENKTTIIGDIVTNGGMGTKGKISVGLNGKDSYWKGNYADTRGYGVTPGIEGAVNLYMENGSHWLGFGNGTMNVNMSGKDTYWTGFSIARNNGLRLTLNDGAVWYNAFSKGQTDKDGNLTVSRVTNLSGNGGIIDMSGSKGIYVADSTSLSGSPTKAGASGFAKDDSKTETGNAFIEKYSGNHTVIYKDNSFIDNTEREHALLYGNKEAHIAGGTFTIFKADAGSAITLLTGNNGINTSADATYVEKNQLNDTLNKLAEKLFYTANDGNLSGKVGIASGLTSSAAYAVVKSGDITFKDKGQGSYVYDLVKPSEQAVNPIDKVIDGSKDSQNYYEDIGIYNKNKNSYNFTKTPSDITASDKTDGVVHAKDGNLNIKANDTINISAGDNGVGVAAENGKKVILSGITNITASKALDANGEESAINMEAGHVRGTVTAENGGKITMDGAEVTGDITVADEKSSLNGTFKGGNGIQGKVTNNGEAVLTFTEGANWTGNSAGTGSTNVDIDKGSVWTGASANKGTNLDLKGTWKQTGESAVGQVISDNGTLDKTDSSSGKTSIQKLSGELNVTYGHNESDPTRIIGGDTVVASAASGSKINLITDSKGLKLDSNRAAAKNQVSETLNQLAHKLTYTADDNNLEGKVKIAEGLTSASAAMKAENITFDKNGVGSFVYDPVKNGLDIEYGSEETQMMRGTKSALFGAAMMWRSNSNDLQRRMGDIRLGQEESGVWAKYIGGKNEFNSQSTYMNQSYDIAQAGYDRKAGDWTVGIALDHGTGDVHYTGGKGDEKMTTLAVYGTKVSDDGKYVDIIIKSGKVSNDFEVSNEIGNELSGDYDTWGSSLSAEFGKRFIKDNGFYLDPSVEFTISRLNGKSFTGHSDLGELAVRQHAFNSAIGRIGLGIGRQTAKSNLYAKASLAHEFGGNFRTDFSADDGGAKGTKIDLQDTWMDLELGGSYSLNKNVYLYANYTRSFGAEMSTEWRADVGVRYSF, translated from the coding sequence ATGAGGGAAGGAACTAAGCGCAATGCACTGATGCTGACAGCATTGGTTTTGGGAGCACTTGTGGGAGGAAACACTGCTTCTGCTGCCAATCTGGTGGCAGCAATTCCATCTGATTATGCTCATAGTCAGCTGGGGAGTATTACAGGGTCTAAAGTCACGACCCATGTAGATGCCAAGGCATCCGCAGGAGACCTGACAGGGCTTAATCAAGATCCAGCTCTGTATCCTTTGTGGGTAAACGGAGAAGGAGACTTGTATCTGCGTCAGTATACATATAGCACTACTGATTTGCTTAATAGCAGGCTGATTAATGGACAGGGAGAATGGGATGATACATCCGCCCCGTCAGGAAAAATTACTGCGGTAGCAAATGCTCATGCAGCTGCAGGATATAACGGATACGTGTATGCAACTGGTTATGACAATGGGAAAATTGGTGCAGCGACTCTTGAGGGTACTGAATTAAAAGAAAATACGGATAATGTTGTAAACCTGAAGGAAGATATTATTAAGTATACTGCAGATGGCGCAGCAGCCGGTTATACAGATGCTACAGCAATGCACGGAGAGGGGCTTATTACAACTCTTGATGATGGTTATCTCTATGCGGCTGTTAATGTAAATAAACAGGGAGGATATGACGATTACGATAATGGCTATCTTATGCAGTATAAAATTGGCTCTGATGGAAAACTAACATATTCCTCGTATTCACGAATCGGGAAAAATACAGATTCTGTGCGAATTAATCAATATAATAATCAATTTGTTTTGAGTGCCATTGGTGGATATCAGAATTTTGGATCCGGTAACGCGGATACTGCAATTACCATCAATAAAGTTGCCTCGCCTGGTAAATTAAATCCTACATCTACTGTAATTCGGAAACCGGATTACGTGCCTTACGATTTCAGGGATGTAAAGGTGCTCCCAAATGGTACTGTGTATATCCTCACCTATAATATTGGTGATGGTGGCAGTGCCATCAATTCCAAAGTGTATAAAACTACGATGGCCAATTTAACGAATGGGAACAAGGAGCAGTGGGAGGAAATCATTAGCGGTTCCCAGGAAGGCTGGTTCGGTAAACTTAACGCAGAATACTACACTAAACGTTTATGGCTGGAAATGGGAAATACCTTGTCTGTATATACGGATGGCAGTACAACTCCTGCGTATACTTGGGAAAGCAAAGATTTTTCGACGGATCAGCAGTTCTATCAGTTCAATTCTGTTGCCATGATTCCTTCAGATCGTATTAATGGAGATTTGGTCCAGCTTACAATGTATAATCCGGAAGGACTTACATCCTCTTCGGAAAGTGCAATGGAAATCATTAATCCTGATACCTCTTTGGCAACGCCTACGAGACATATAGAAATTACAGGTGTGGAGGCAAAAGATAAGGGTACCTATGCTTCTGAAACCACTGATTACAGCACATATACATTTACAAAAGATGAAGTTGTTGGCGTAGGAATTACCCGGACAGGAGATCTCAAAAATAATATCTCAGCAGATATTTATGCATCTGATGGTAATGACATAACGGTAAATGCCGGAGACCATACTCTGACACTTTGGGCAAATAATTATGTCAGCAGTCCGGTCGGTGTTTATGCGGGTAAAGGAAAGAGCGTCACAATTAATGCAGCACAGACAAATATTGTTACCAGCGGATATGAAAACGGAAATTCATTAACAAATGCTATTTGGAATGATGCTGCAAAAGATGCTGCAAGCAGCATTACCATTAACGGGGATACCAATATTGCCATGAAAGGCGGATATGGCGGTAATGGTATTGCTATCCAGAAGACAGACCGCTGGGGCGAGGCTAGTAATGAAACTACGCAAACATCTAAAATTACTCTTAATGGAGATGTTGTTATTGCGGGAGAAAATGAAGATACTTGGGGAATTCCTGCTAATAAGGAAAATGTTTATTCCCGCTTTAATAATTCCGGTATTCTTACGTCTGTCGATAAGAGTGAAGTAACGGTAACTGGAAACGCGAAATTATCTGTGTATGGCAATGGTATTACTACCAATGCAAAAGATAGCAAGGTATCTATTGGTGGTGGTCATATAGTAGTTCCGAAAAACACTAATTATGGATACTATACGTTGGGGGCTTACCAGGGGACAATTAATGTTAATACAGGTACAACCGGGAATAGCCCGGGAGCAAATACCGTGCAGCTTGATGGGGATATCTTTGCTCTTGATACCGGTACCGTCAACGCAGCCCTGACCACGGCAGATTCTTACTTGAATGGTATTGTTGATAATGGTGGCACTGCAAACGTATGGCTTCAAAATGGTGCTGAATGGTTTAATGCTGCCAACAATACCCGCTACAAGAATGACAACGAGGATGTTGGTGCGGGTGGAAAAAGCCTTGTAACGAAACTGGTTGGCGGCACAAGTGAATCAACAGCAGGAAATATTTTCCAGAACGACAGCAATCCTCTGACAATCGATAATTACAGCGGGTATGCAAATATTTACTATGCACATACCAGTGACGGTACGAATGCTTCTGATTATGCAGCCGGCGATACCGTTATAAAAAAGGCAGCATCGGGATCTGCTGTAAATATGATTACTGCCAACAACGGAATTAATATGCAGGATACCGATCAGGTGGCTGGTGCATTGAACACACTGGCAGGGAAATTAACATACAGCGGCTTTGGCAACGGTGAAAACAATTTGACAGGGAAAGTCAAGATAGCAGATGGCTTAACGGCTTCATCTGCTGCACTGAAAACAGGAGATATTGTTTTCTCTGATGGCACAGGCAAGGGAACCTATGTAAAATCAGATGATAATGAAGGCGGTGCTATTACCGAAACAACTACATTGACTAATGATTACACAGCCACTGCTTCGGAAAAGAATGTACAAGGCAGCGGTAGCTCCATGCTCATCTCGGCTCTTTATGCTGGCAGCAGTGAAACCGCATCTAAAGAAAAGCCGATGGTAGTTGATATGAATGGACACAACTTAACATTGAATGCACAAGGAGACGGCGGAGTAGCCAGTGCCATTGTTTTGGGAGCAAATCAGTCTATTCAAATCAAGAACTCAGATTCGAAGAAACAGTTGACCTTGAAGGCAAGCCATCCTGATGATACGAGAGCAGTGAACGGCATTTATGTTGGCGGCAATAATTCCAGTCTTACTATTGATAATCCGGTTGTCATTGAAGCATTAAGCAATACCGGGAGAAGCGGAGTTGTTGGAATTAATGTCCTTGGAGGTGGCAGCGCTGGCAGTGACAGCGCGATTGATGTAATCATTAATGGGCCGCTTACGATTAAAGGAGCTTCCAGTAAAAATATTAGCGCGCAAACCCCGGCTAATGCAGGCATTAAAACAGTAGCTAATGGAAGTGCCGTAACTGTCAATGGCAGTGTCGATATTGAGCATGTCAAAGGAGCAGCACTATACACGGTTGGCGCAGATTCTACGATTTCCGTAGCAGGTGGCTCTATAACGGCTGAAGCTAATCCTGAGCATGATAAAAACTATTCTGCTGTCAGAGTAGACAAAGGAACAGTCAATCTGAATATGGAGGAAGGGCAGCCTGGCTCTAATGTTACTAATGTAGTAGGGGATTTCTACCTGACAAAAGAATATGGAAAGAAAGTTGTAGAATATTCTGGCGGGGAACTGATAGATTTCGAAAACAGCGGGGTTATTAACGCTGCATTTACCACAGGCGATTCTTCCTGGACCGGGGCCATGACTTATATTGTTGATAAAGATGATTATGGCAGTGGTGGCTATACAGCACATGATGCAGGTAATTTTAATCTTTGGCTGCAGAATGGTGCCATCTGGAATAATGAGGTACAGGGAGGCATTACCCCTGATGAAAGTCAGAGAAATACCTTTAACGGTTCTCATGTTCTGAACTTTACAGGCGGTACAGAAGGACATGAAGGAAACATCTTCCAGAAGGATGCAAAAACTCTTACTATCGATAATTACAGTGGAAGCACTAATATTTTCTACGCTCATACTGATGATGGCACAACGGCTGATGATTATGCAGCTGGCGATACCATTATAAATAAAGCAGCAACAGGTTCTGCTGTAAATATGATTACTGACAGCAGCAATATTACTACCACTGATGATGAACAGGTAGCAGCCGTCCTTAACACTTTGGCAGGGAAATTAACATACAGTGCTTTTGCCAGCGGCGAAAAGAATTTGACGGGAACGGTAAAGATTGCTGAAGGACTTACCGCTTCGTCTGCTGAAGTTAAGACGGGAGATATTACGTTCCAGGAAAGTAATGGGAAAGGCAGTTATGTAGTTCCTTCGAAAAGATTAATCTTTAACACCCCAATCACTGGTCAAGATGATATAGATACGGAATATGTCAATGCAGGTGTCCTGAAAAATGATCTGTATACATTCGATAAGGACAGTCAGATTTTAATTTCTGAGAGTGCAGCAACAACGAGCATTGGAACGGAAGACGAAAAAAATGTTGTGGGGGGCATTTTAGGTAATGGAAATTCAATTAACATTGATGCGAGTGGGCAGGACCTTTCAATTTCTTCTGAAGAGCAACCGTCGGATAGTCAGGGAATTTATGGTGTATATACAAATGACGACCTTACTATAACTGCAGATAATCTTAATATAAACACCACATCTACTGCTGATAATAGTGCTGATCGTGGAGTTCTTGTAGAGGATGGTGGTGTTCTTACTGTTAATGGGAATATGAACATAGCAGTCAATGTTTCAGAAGATAATGAAGAATATATTTATGGTATTAATAGTTATGATTATGATGGGGCTGGTGGTAAAGTAACTGTTAATGGAAAAGCAAATATAGCAATTGCTAATGCAGCATCGGGTGCTGCCATAAGAACAGAAAATGACGCAAATAATGATAATGTTGTTACTATTGAATCGGCAAATATTACGGGTCCAACAGATAGTAGCAGTTCATTCTTAGCGATTGAGAATGTTGGCGGCACTATTAATGTAGGGATGAATTCAGATATAACAGCAAGTAATGGTAAGGATGTCACAATTACAGGCAATGTTAGCGATATGTATGGTGTTACAAATTTAGGGTTAGGGACAAAAGATTCCTTCTTAAAGGGAATTATATCCAACCGAGAGGACATGTTCGAGGGCACTGTCAATCTCTATATGAACAACGGTGCCATTTGGATAAATGAATTAAAAAATAATTTTGAGGATGATAGCGGCGAAGATTTTGCTGGTAGCCAGGTTACAAATTTCTTTGGCGGGAGCAGTGAATCAACCGCAGGAAATATCTTCCAGGATGACAGCAATCCACTGACAATTGATAATTACAGCGGATACGCCAATATTTACTATGCCCATACCAACCATGGGGAAGATGCATCGGATTACTCCGCTGGCGATACTATTATTAAGAAAGCTAAAACGGGATCGGCAGTTACATTAATTACTGACAACACTGGAATCAGCGTCAATGATGTAGACTCTGTCGCCAAAGTATTGAATTCTTTGGCCGGAAAACTGACTTATAGCGAATACGCTTCTGGGGTTAAAAATCTGACTGGTACGGTGAAAATTGCAGATGGTCTTACCGCTTCTTCCGCTGAAGTTAAGGTTGGAAATATCACATTCCAGGACAGTGACGGCAAAGGGACTTATAAATCTAATGGTTCTATAATTCCGGATTCTCAGACCAATTCAACTTTTACCACACCTATTACTGGCAATTCTGATGCAGATACAGAATATGTCAATGCAGGTGTTCTTAAAAATGACCTGTATACATTTACCAAAGACAGTCAGATTGTAATTGCTGGAGATTCAGATGTTACAAAGGTGGGTTATTACAAAGCAGTAGGCGGTATTTTAGGCCAGAATTCTAATGTTACCATAGATGCAGCAGGAAAGACTCTTTCCATTTCCTCTGTTACTCCGGTAGCCGCTTCTGAGGCAACTTATGGTGCATATACTGGTAAGGAAGCTGTTGTTACTGCAGATAAACTTAAAATAGAAACTGTTACTAATGGGAATGGCAATCGTGGTATTTTCGCTGATAGTAATGCAAGCTTTACAATAAACGGAGATGCAGATATAAAAGTCAGTGACACCAGCAATGGCAGTACTTATGGTATTTATTCTTACAGAAATGCCAACGTTTCTGTTAATGGTGATGTAACGATGAAAGGGGATGGCACAGGCGACGCACAGTATGGCGTATACTCTGCAAGCAAACCGAGCTATTCAATGCCAACCGGCATTTATACCTATAGCGGCAAGGTGAATATTAAAGGTAACGCTGATTTAGCGGTTAAGGGGGTCGCTGTTGATGCAAGGAGTGATGGTGAGATTATCATTGAATCTGCTAATATAGTGACTCCTGCAGACGAGGAAACGGATTATAAGGCAATCAGCGCTGGCGGAGGTACCGTAACTATAGGAATGAATAAAGAAGTTACGAAAGCCAATGGCGAAGATGTCAAAATTGTCGGAAATATTTATGCTACAGGTACAGTTAACTTGGGACTTGGTTCCGGCCAATCTGCTTTAAAAGGCGTCATAGAAAATAGCGATGGTACAACCAAACTTTTCATGGAGAATGGAGCTTCTTGGAATAATGTTATGGTGGGGCATCCGGGAGCATTTAGTGGAAGCCATCTGACTAGTATTAATGCAGGATCTTCTGCAGATACAGCAGGAAATATCTTCCAGAATGACGGCAATACTCTGACGATTGATAATTACAGCGGGTATGCAAATATTTACTATGCACATACCAGTGACGGTACGGAGGCTGCTGATTATGCGGCTGGCGATACCGTTATAAAAAAGGCAGCATCGGGATCTGCCGTAAATATGATTACTGCCAACAACGGAATTAACATGCAGGATACTGATAAGGTGGCTGATGCATTGAACGCACTGGCAGGGAAATTAACATACAGCGGCTTTGCCAGCGGCGAAAAGAATTTGACCGGGAAAGTAAAGATAGCGGACGGCTTAACAGCATCCTCTGCGGTACTGAAAACGGGAGATATTACTTTCGCTGATGATACAGGCAAGGGAACCTACGTAAAACCAGTGGTCCCGATTGAACCCAAGTCTGAATTTTCAACGGCAATTACCGGTGATAAAGCTGTAGATACAGAGTACGTGCATGCAGGCGTCCTTGATGACAGTAATATCTATAATTTCACAGAAGATAAAACAACCATTGATGTCGAGACGGGTTATTCTATTCCAGGCGGACCTTGGATGAGCAAGATTACTGCTTTGGTCTCTGGGAAAGATGATTCGCATTCTGTTGATGTTAATATGAACGGTCACGATCTTACGTTGAGGAGCAGTAATTCTACAGTTGGTATTGCGGCTATTGGTAAAGGAAAGGTAGAAGTTAATAATGCCGGAGCGATTGATATCGATGTAGACACTAGTGGGCGTGCAGCACTTTATGCAAATGGTGGCGGTACGATTGTTGTACATAACGGCGGAGATAATCTTGAAAATAAAGTTCTGAAAGTAAGAGCTGAAGGATCGACTCCGCTGAATACAGCTGTTATCAAAACCATGAATGGAGTAAATAATGTACATTCTTCTATTACGATTGACGGTCTGGTGGATGTCGTAGCTGATGGTGAAACTGCGAATGAAGCAGTAAGTGCCGTTGCTTCTAATATTGAAATCGGCGGAGGACATATTGAAGCGAAAAATGGCGCTTGGGCAGCTATCCGTGCTTATGGTGAATTTGTAAGCCAGAATTATGGTATTGTTAATGTTAATGTAGCTAAAGACCAGAACGGAAATATCATTGGCTCCGGCGAAAACAAGACTACGATCATCGGTGATATCGTGACTAATGGCGGCATGGGAACTAAAGGTAAAATCAGTGTTGGACTTAATGGCAAGGATTCTTACTGGAAAGGCAATTATGCCGATACCAGAGGTTACGGAGTCACACCGGGGATCGAAGGCGCGGTAAACCTTTATATGGAAAACGGATCTCATTGGCTTGGCTTTGGCAACGGCACTATGAATGTAAATATGAGTGGGAAGGATACCTATTGGACAGGATTCAGTATCGCAAGGAATAATGGATTGCGGCTGACCCTGAATGATGGAGCTGTCTGGTATAATGCTTTTTCCAAAGGACAGACGGATAAGGATGGAAATCTGACTGTCAGCAGGGTCACAAACCTCTCCGGCAATGGCGGTATTATTGACATGAGTGGGAGCAAAGGAATCTATGTCGCTGACAGTACCAGCCTGAGCGGTTCTCCCACAAAGGCAGGGGCTTCCGGCTTCGCTAAAGATGACTCGAAAACCGAGACTGGTAATGCCTTCATAGAAAAATACAGCGGAAATCATACTGTTATTTATAAAGATAACAGCTTCATTGATAACACAGAAAGGGAACATGCGTTACTGTATGGAAATAAAGAAGCCCATATTGCTGGCGGTACTTTCACCATTTTCAAGGCGGATGCAGGTTCTGCAATCACGCTTCTTACTGGTAACAATGGAATCAATACTTCCGCAGATGCTACTTATGTTGAGAAAAACCAGTTGAATGATACATTAAATAAACTGGCCGAGAAGTTATTCTATACAGCTAACGATGGAAATCTTTCCGGTAAAGTAGGTATTGCATCAGGGCTGACATCTTCTGCAGCTTATGCAGTAGTAAAGAGCGGAGACATTACCTTTAAGGATAAAGGCCAGGGATCCTATGTATATGACCTGGTTAAGCCATCCGAGCAGGCCGTCAATCCGATTGATAAAGTAATAGACGGAAGCAAGGATTCTCAAAATTATTATGAAGATATCGGTATTTACAACAAAAATAAAAATTCCTACAATTTCACAAAGACACCGTCTGATATAACTGCATCTGATAAGACTGATGGCGTAGTTCATGCTAAAGACGGAAATCTGAACATCAAGGCTAATGATACAATCAACATCAGTGCAGGAGATAATGGCGTAGGTGTAGCGGCTGAAAACGGCAAGAAAGTTATTCTTAGTGGTATAACCAATATTACAGCTTCGAAAGCATTGGATGCGAATGGTGAAGAATCTGCAATCAATATGGAAGCAGGTCATGTAAGAGGTACGGTAACTGCAGAAAATGGTGGTAAAATCACCATGGATGGTGCAGAAGTAACCGGCGATATTACTGTGGCTGATGAAAAATCTTCCTTGAACGGTACGTTTAAAGGAGGAAATGGTATTCAGGGCAAAGTAACTAATAATGGCGAAGCAGTGCTCACGTTTACCGAAGGGGCAAACTGGACAGGTAATTCTGCAGGTACAGGATCCACAAATGTGGATATCGACAAAGGGTCTGTCTGGACAGGTGCATCTGCTAATAAAGGAACCAACCTTGACCTCAAGGGAACCTGGAAACAAACCGGTGAGTCTGCAGTGGGTCAGGTAATTTCTGATAACGGTACACTGGACAAGACAGATTCGTCCTCTGGCAAGACAAGTATCCAGAAACTCTCTGGTGAATTAAATGTCACCTATGGACATAATGAAAGCGATCCGACCAGGATCATTGGAGGTGATACAGTAGTAGCTTCTGCTGCTAGCGGGTCAAAGATTAATTTAATTACTGATAGCAAGGGACTCAAGCTGGACAGTAATAGAGCAGCAGCCAAGAATCAAGTCAGCGAAACACTGAACCAGCTGGCTCATAAGCTGACTTACACAGCGGATGATAACAATCTGGAGGGGAAGGTAAAAATTGCCGAAGGCCTGACTTCTGCATCAGCTGCTATGAAGGCAGAAAATATCACCTTTGACAAAAACGGTGTAGGTTCATTCGTTTATGATCCAGTTAAGAATGGGTTGGATATTGAATACGGTTCCGAAGAAACCCAGATGATGAGAGGCACCAAGTCGGCTCTCTTTGGCGCAGCCATGATGTGGAGATCGAATAGCAATGATCTCCAGCGGAGAATGGGTGATATACGACTGGGGCAGGAGGAGTCCGGCGTATGGGCTAAGTACATAGGCGGCAAGAACGAATTCAACAGTCAGAGTACTTACATGAATCAGAGCTATGATATTGCTCAGGCTGGCTATGATAGGAAAGCAGGTGATTGGACAGTCGGTATTGCTTTGGATCATGGAACCGGTGATGTACATTACACCGGCGGCAAGGGTGATGAAAAGATGACAACTCTTGCTGTATATGGAACCAAGGTATCCGATGATGGCAAATATGTAGATATTATCATAAAATCTGGCAAAGTCAGCAATGATTTTGAAGTAAGCAATGAAATCGGCAACGAGCTTTCCGGAGATTACGATACTTGGGGAAGCAGCTTGTCCGCAGAATTCGGCAAACGCTTTATCAAGGATAATGGATTCTATTTGGATCCATCTGTAGAATTTACCATAAGCAGACTGAACGGCAAGAGCTTCACAGGTCATAGTGATCTTGGAGAACTTGCAGTCAGACAGCATGCATTCAACAGCGCTATCGGCAGGATCGGGTTAGGCATTGGCAGACAAACGGCAAAGAGCAATCTGTATGCTAAGGCTTCCCTGGCTCATGAGTTTGGTGGCAACTTCAGGACAGACTTTTCTGCAGATGATGGTGGTGCAAAGGGGACTAAGATTGATTTGCAGGATACCTGGATGGACCTCGAACTTGGCGGCAGCTATTCGCTGAATAAGAATGTATATCTATATGCAAACTACACACGCTCCTTTGGCGCAGAAATGAGCACAGAATGGAGAGCGGACGTAGGAGTTCGCTATTCTTTCTAG